A window from Osmia lignaria lignaria isolate PbOS001 chromosome 8, iyOsmLign1, whole genome shotgun sequence encodes these proteins:
- the LOC143305581 gene encoding LOW QUALITY PROTEIN: uncharacterized protein LOC143305581 (The sequence of the model RefSeq protein was modified relative to this genomic sequence to represent the inferred CDS: substituted 1 base at 1 genomic stop codon), which yields MRLLGIGRDGINLFCGLMDMFSGLSKHAYERIVEHIRDSSKIIFLKLSKKAVEEEKRENEKREIHLNNLKVSGDGSWKKRGFTSLYGVTTLIAYHIGKVIDLVVKSSYCHGCTFYKNKENTQEYQDWIVEHENECTANHEGSAGKMEVDAVVEMFQRSEECFGVRYQNYIGDGDSKTFKRILNVNLYGDKFQVTKNECIGHVKKPMGTRLRNVKKEQKLGGKGKLTNKLIKDLTNYYGLAIKRNENSVEGMKKSIMATYYHLCSTNENPRYENCPTGEDSXCKWEVAQAQNTNYNPHFILMSKNISTIYKDLSKEDLLTRCLGGHSQNPNESYNSTICRFAPKHLHSRLEIVEISAYLAAYISNEGFSAVLLIMQTLDLIIGRQSRDLAIKRDEDRLKRQERQSLNATKEARLACRQHQLEENALYEETEGILYGPGIAD from the exons ATGCGACTGCTAGGCATAGGCAGAGACGGAATTAATTTGTTCTGTGGTTTAATGGACATGTTTAGTGGTTTAAGCAAGCATGCATACGAACGGATCGTCGAACATATTCGTGATTcatcaaaaattatatttcttaagCTCTCTAAGAAAGCTgtcgaagaagagaaaagagagaacgAGAAACGCGAAATACATTTGAACAATTTAAAAGTGTCAGGTGATGGCTCCTGGAAGAAACGAGGCTTCACTTCTCTATATGGCGTGACTACTTTGATCGCTTATCACATTGGTAAAGTTATCGACTTAGTTGTCAAAAGTAGTTATTGTCACGGCTGCACGTTTTACAAAAACAAGGAAAATACACAAGAATACCAAGACTGGATTGTAGAACACGAAAACGAGTGTACAGCAAATCACGAAGGTTCCGCTGGTAAGATGGAGGTTGATGCCGTCGTTGAAATGTTTCAAAGATCCGAAGAATGTTTTGGAGTTCGATACCAAAATTACATAGGTGATGGCGACTCAAAAACGTTCAAGAGAATTCTGAATGTCAATCTGTACGGTGACAAATTCCAAGTAACCAAAAATGAATGCATTGGTCACGTTAAAAAGCCTATGGGCACTCGTCTTCGCAATGTAAAAAAAGAACAGAAATTAGGTGGGAAAGGGAAACTTacaaacaaattaataaaagacCTTACTAATTATTATGGTTTAGCCATTAAAAGGAATGAAAATTCTGTGGAAGGAATGAAAAAAAGTATAATGGCAACCTATTACCATTTGTGCTCGACGAATGAAAACCCAAGGTACGAAAATTGTCCTACGGGCGAAGACAGCTAGTGCAAGTGGGAAGTAGCTCAAGCTCAAAATACCAATTATAATCCCCACTTCATTCTGATGTCCAAGAACATATCAACTATCTACAAAGATTTGTCAAAAGAGGATTTATTGACCAGATGCTTAGGCGGCCACTCGCAAAATCCAAATGAGAGCTACAACTCAACGATCTGTCGGTTTGCTCCAAAGCATCTACATTCACGGCTAGAAATCGTTGAAATCTCGGCATACTTAGCTGCATACATTTCCAATGAAGGCTTTTCTGCCGTTTTATTGATAATgcaaa ctttggaTTTAATCATTGGGCGGCAATCCAGAGATCTCGCGATCAAACGAGACGAGGATCGCTTGAAGCGTCAGGAGCGTCAAAGTCTCAACGCTACAAAAGAGGCTCGATTGGCTTGCAGACAGCATCAATTAGAAGAAAATGCATTATATGAGGAAACGGAAGGTATATTGTATGGCCCAGGAATAGCAGATTAG